One genomic region from Alosa alosa isolate M-15738 ecotype Scorff River chromosome 12, AALO_Geno_1.1, whole genome shotgun sequence encodes:
- the zdhhc12b gene encoding palmitoyltransferase ZDHHC12-B, whose product MFKNVFGSGFLVRTAHVILTWVITLILFLHDTDLRKQEETGELVKPVLFVLLVLVSVLLYFAVSLMDPGFVLSDDSDVQFTLGVTEEQQDMIPHTPKSLRLRRCGHCLLQQPMRSKHCQTCQHCVRRYDHHCPWIENCVGERNHRWFVLYLAIQLLVLLWGFHMAWSGFAYASTWQLWLRTNSVLLGAAALVAVLSLTVLLLLGSHLYLVSLNTTTWEFMSRHRISYLKHCGADENPFDRGTLRNLWGFFCVWGTVVWEKVYFREDNDPI is encoded by the exons ATGTTCAAAAATGTGTTCGGGTCAGGATTTCTTGTTAGGACTGCACACGTTATTCTGACATGGGTGATAACGTTGATTCTATTTCTGCACGACACCG ACCTGAGAAAGCAAGAGGAGACCGGGGAGCTCGTCAAACCGGTGCTTTTCGTACTGCTGGTTCTGGTGTCGGTGCTTCTCTATTTTGCTGTGTCGCTGATGGATCCAGGCTTCGTTCTCTCTGACGACAGCGACGTCCAG TTTACCCTGGGCGTCACAGAAGAGCAACAAGACATGATCCCCCACACACCAAAGTCTTTAAGGCTCCGTCGTTGTGGTCATTGCTTATTGCAG CAGCCAATGAGGTCCAAGCACTGCCAGACATGCCAGCACTGTGTACGGCGCTATGATCACCACTGCCCGTGGATTGAGAACTGCGTGGGTGAGAGGAACCACCGTTGGTTTGTGCTCTACCTGGCCATTCAACTCCTCGTCCTGCTGTGGGGGTTTCACATGGCCTG GTCTGGCTTCGCCTACGCCTCCACCTGGCAGCTGTGGCTCCGGACCAACAGTGTCCTGCTGGGGGCGGCTGCCCTGGTAGCGGTGCTCTCCCTGACCGTGCTGCTGTTGCTGGGCTCGCATCTCTACTTGGTGTCCCTCAACACCACCACCTGGGAGTTCATGTCGCGCCATCGCATCTCCTACCTCAAGCACTGCGGTGCCGACGAGAACCCCTTCGACCGCGGCACGCTGCGCAACCTCTGGGGCTTCTTCTGTGTGTGGGGGACGGTGGTGTGGGAGAAGGTGTACTTCCGAGAGGACAACGATCCCATCTGA